Proteins encoded by one window of Paraburkholderia terrae:
- a CDS encoding heavy metal sensor histidine kinase produces MLRYLPASLRVRLTVLIVFYASVAFAISGFAVYEAMMSRVEANAADQMKDLMSALEVHLSELKSTAGITGDPDTWKEHVHGREYLAFAIFDMAGRDLLTTRGFRNYSPVLDVQTPHNPVTLSTPTTALRYLVTIVPLDGRDSSAVRVVVQYDDSEERELVRSNTEIIFITETVGILLAAISAYGVTTLGLSPLRRIVTRADEMSISRLGQPLPKLASSDELSELGQAFNGMLARLDDSFTRLSEFSSNLAHDLRTPLTNLRAAAQVALAQSRAAPEYREVIESSLDEYERLSRMIDDMLFLARAERADLSLSICEFDAAAEARRVTGFYESLAQAADLTIDVRGQGIIHADLLLYQRAVSNLLANAIAYAPRNSTIDIECWEQRGAVVVLFSDRGPGIAPPHVDRIFERFYRVDPTRDNAISSNVGLGLAIVKSIMDLHHGSCGVRSDPAVGTTFWLRFVPGGKTVGSPT; encoded by the coding sequence ATGCTTCGTTATTTGCCGGCTAGCCTGCGTGTACGGCTCACCGTGCTGATCGTTTTCTATGCATCGGTTGCGTTCGCGATCAGCGGATTCGCGGTCTATGAAGCGATGATGAGCCGTGTCGAAGCGAATGCCGCGGACCAGATGAAAGACTTGATGTCGGCTCTCGAGGTTCACCTCTCCGAGTTGAAGTCGACGGCCGGGATTACCGGCGATCCCGATACCTGGAAGGAGCACGTGCATGGGCGCGAGTACCTGGCGTTCGCTATCTTTGACATGGCAGGTAGGGATCTCCTGACGACGCGAGGCTTTCGCAACTACTCGCCAGTTCTGGATGTACAGACGCCTCACAATCCTGTCACGCTTTCCACACCCACTACCGCGTTACGATATCTCGTGACCATCGTGCCGCTCGACGGGCGTGACAGTTCAGCTGTCCGTGTCGTCGTACAGTACGACGACAGCGAAGAGCGCGAATTGGTAAGGTCGAACACAGAGATCATCTTTATCACGGAGACGGTCGGCATTCTGCTTGCGGCAATCTCGGCTTACGGCGTGACAACGCTCGGGCTGAGCCCTCTGCGCCGCATTGTCACGCGAGCCGACGAGATGTCGATTAGCCGGCTCGGGCAACCGTTGCCGAAGCTCGCCAGCTCGGATGAGTTGTCGGAACTGGGGCAGGCATTCAACGGCATGCTGGCGCGTCTGGACGACTCGTTCACACGCTTGAGCGAGTTCTCTTCCAATCTCGCACACGATTTGCGCACCCCGCTCACGAATCTGCGAGCAGCGGCTCAGGTCGCACTCGCGCAGTCGCGTGCTGCGCCTGAATACCGCGAAGTGATTGAATCGAGCTTAGACGAATACGAGCGCTTGTCCCGAATGATCGACGATATGCTGTTTCTCGCGCGCGCAGAGCGAGCTGACCTGTCGCTATCGATCTGCGAGTTCGACGCGGCGGCGGAAGCGCGACGCGTCACCGGCTTTTACGAATCGTTGGCGCAAGCGGCGGATCTCACCATCGACGTCCGTGGGCAGGGGATCATCCATGCCGATTTGCTGTTGTATCAGCGAGCGGTCAGCAACCTGCTCGCTAATGCGATCGCGTACGCGCCACGCAATTCGACTATCGACATTGAATGTTGGGAGCAGCGGGGCGCGGTAGTGGTTCTGTTCTCCGATCGTGGTCCCGGGATTGCTCCGCCGCATGTGGACCGGATCTTCGAACGCTTCTACCGCGTCGACCCGACCCGGGACAACGCTATTTCCAGCAATGTAGGACTCGGGCTTGCCATCGTCAAATCGATCATGGATTTGCACCACGGATCGTGCGGTGTGAGAAGTGATCCTGCTGTCGGCACGACATTCTGGTTACGGTTTGTACCAGGGGGAAAGACAGTGGGTTCACCCACATGA